A stretch of Anolis sagrei isolate rAnoSag1 chromosome X, rAnoSag1.mat, whole genome shotgun sequence DNA encodes these proteins:
- the FAM229A gene encoding protein FAM229A: protein MSSQETPQGRRFPIEAGDSPSLATAPETQEPVAPERPGSRQLRRCPGCHCLTLPNVPIDVYIAMGGSHRPRTT from the exons ATGAGCTCCCAAGAGACCCCACAAGGTCGGAGATTTCCCATAGAGGCAGGAGACTCTCCCAGCCTGGCGACGGCACCCGAAACACAGGAGCCAGTGGCACCTGAGCGCCCTGGAAGCAG GCAGCTGCGAAGATGTCCCGGGTGCCATTGCCTGACCTTGCCCAACGTCCCCATTGACGTCTACATTGCCATGGGAGGCAGCCACCGGCCACGGACCACCTGA